The stretch of DNA CGCCCTCGATGATGGGCGGAATCACCTTGCCGGTGGCCTTGCCGCCCACGAACTGCATCTTGTTGGCGATGAGCTCGTCGGCGCCCAGGTAGCGGGCAAGCGGGCGCATGGCGAAGTCCAGCGCCCCGGTGACGAGCACGATGCGGCAGCCGGAGCGGCGCGCCTCGGCGATGAGGTCCTTGGACTGCTCGTAGAGGGCCGGCTTGAGCACGTCCTCGAACATGTCCTCGGCGACCGTGAGGAGCCGGTCCTCGCTGAGCCCCTCGTAGTACCGGTAAAAGAACTCGTTGAAGACCTTGCGGTTGAAGGCGTCCAGGGCGCCGAACAACGGCAGGCTGGCGACGGTGCCGAGGGTGCGCCCGGCCATGCCCAGGAGCGAGCCGCGGTTCATCGCGTAATAGGCGTACACGTGAACGACATTCGTCTTCACGAGCGTCCCGTCGACATCATAGAAGGCAGCTTTGGCGGGCATGTGGCTGGCGGCTTCCTGACATTCCTGTCCGGGAGTGTCAACGGCGCCGGAAGGGGGGGATTTCTATAGCCAGCCCTGTTCCTGGTACCAGCGCGCGCTGCGGCGGATGGAATCCGCCAAATCCCGGCGGGGCCGGAAGCCCAGCAGCCGCTCCGCCTTGGCCCCCGAGCACGTCCAGGCCGGGGCCAGGAGTTGACGCGCCAGCTTCCGGTTCAGGGGCAGCTTGCGGCCGGTGGCCTGGGTGACGAGGTCTGCCCCGGCCCCCAGCGCCCGGAGCAGCCAGGGGGGCAGGTGGACCGTGCGGGGGTGGAGCCCCAGCTCCCGGGCGCCGATGTCCTGCAGCGCCTCCAGCGAGAGGTACTGGGGCCCGGCCACGAAGAACGCCTGGCCCAGGGCCTCGGGCCGCTCGGCGACCAGGAGCATCAGGTCCACCACGTCCTCCACGTCCACCAGCGTCAGGGGCCGGGGGCCGCCGCCAATCTCCAGCCGGATGCCGCGCTGCACCAGCTTGAAGAAGGTGAGGTTCTCGTGGTCGCCCGGGCCCAGGATGCGCGGGGGGCGCACCACCGTCACCGGCAGCCGGTCCGCGTAGGACAGGACGATGCGCTCGGCCTCGGCCTTGCTCTCGCCGTACCACTCGGCCGGGTGGAACGGGTCCTCCTCCA from Stigmatella aurantiaca encodes:
- a CDS encoding HAD family hydrolase, with product MPAKAAFYDVDGTLVKTNVVHVYAYYAMNRGSLLGMAGRTLGTVASLPLFGALDAFNRKVFNEFFYRYYEGLSEDRLLTVAEDMFEDVLKPALYEQSKDLIAEARRSGCRIVLVTGALDFAMRPLARYLGADELIANKMQFVGGKATGKVIPPIIEGANKANAIRDYCARESLSLAHCHGYSDSSSDYAMLAIVGRPTAVNPDMRLRSIARAYNWPILDLK
- a CDS encoding NAD-dependent epimerase/dehydratase family protein; the encoded protein is MNALITGGNGFLGTWLARALVARGDAVTCLLRRTSDVTGLAGLPYRRVDGDVTDPASLKQAVAGCDVVFHLAGIRRAAVREDFMRVNAGGTRNVCEALVQAGSQARLVLCGSLSASGPSSLERPHVEEDPFHPAEWYGESKAEAERIVLSYADRLPVTVVRPPRILGPGDHENLTFFKLVQRGIRLEIGGGPRPLTLVDVEDVVDLMLLVAERPEALGQAFFVAGPQYLSLEALQDIGARELGLHPRTVHLPPWLLRALGAGADLVTQATGRKLPLNRKLARQLLAPAWTCSGAKAERLLGFRPRRDLADSIRRSARWYQEQGWL